The sequence below is a genomic window from Silene latifolia isolate original U9 population chromosome 7, ASM4854445v1, whole genome shotgun sequence.
TTTTTTCCCACTTTAAAATTTTTCCTTCAAACCAGGTATCAAACCAAAACCTATATGCTCCACCAGTCACATTCCAAAATCTTAGAATACATATTAGGTCAATACGATGCAGTCAGATCACTGAAGGCGTATCTGTTCCATCCGACACCTCAACAGAGATGGGGAATGAATTAGGAGGAGAAAACATTTTATCAAACCACACAATATTTTCCTCAAGCAGAACAACACAACTTATTTCCAGAATAACTGGCAGAAATGCATGAAAATTACCGCTCCAGTCTCATGATTTACACAAGTCATGTTGACACGTGTATGAAAGCGAACACTGGGCGGTTTCTCTGGATAATCTTTATCACAGAAGAGCTTCAACTGGTAAATGCGGCCTTCATGAACTGACTGAAATAGAAACATTTGAAATATTTAGTAGAGATACAACAcgaatcgaaaaaaaaaagaggtaaaTATATTAACATTCCGTGAAAAACAAGAAAGTAACGGACCACATGGCTTCTCAATCAAGAAGGACTGTGCAGGTAGttaaggagaaaagggaaagagaagcAAGTGGGCTAGCAAGGATGCAAATTGGAGCATAAGAATGTCAAAAGGGAAAACATTTGCAAGCACTTTGGCCAGGGGGAGAGGGAATTTACATCAGCGCAAAACATACATCTTAGTCGGCCACTCGGCCCTTTGACAGTAAATAGCAGTCTCTAGAGAATATCATGAAAACAACTACTCTTCATTATCAGATTGTATGCACCCAACACGAGGTCCAGGCCTCCAGGGCAGCGTCACATTTTCTATTTATGTGCATAACCCCAATTAAGTATATATCTATATTAGTACTCCGTACCATTTATTATAAGAGGTCCATGGTCCTTAAAATAGATACTACTAAAATTACGCTACCAACAAAAAGCATCTTCAGCAAAAGCTACGCTGAGATGTCTGACAGAGTTGCTCACATTGTGTGGACCAATTATTGTCCCTGTCCAAGAACGCATGTAAATATCGTCACTGTCATCCATTCCATAGCTGACACTGCCATCTCCAATTCCTTTCTCACCACGTTCAAGTTCCTCTAGCAACCTGAAGTTCCTGGGAACTATATGGAATAATGTAAATTACAAGCATGATCAATCACACAATTAAGATATACTGGGAGGCTGGGACTAATATAAGGTTATAATCACCACCTTTCAGACTATCAAATTCAGAAAGAATACGCCAATCGTAAGTCGTAACATAAAGATTAGtaaacaaataaaatcaaattCAGCCTTAGAGGTGTAATGGAGAATATGCACGGTTGTTAAGTCATTGACCAAAAGCAGTGAGAGCCTTTGAATTGTGTTAAGTATGCAAGGGTTACCACACTGCCAACGCCCAACATGTACCAGAAAAGAAGCTAGTTCAACGTTAGTGGAATGGTAAGTTGGAGCATGGTGCATAAATGGGAAGATCAATGAAAGCAGTAGAGGTTACAAGGAGGAAGACTGACATAATGTGTTTCAAAAAGACTAAGCAACTTAGAGATATAGATGTTTAGCTCATTGAGGTCAAGCATTTGTACTTCGGAGATTATAAGGGCAATAATGGAGTGAATAGTGAATCCCATCATTGACACGGAGCATATTAATGATGTGGTGAGGGTGTCTAGGAAACATTAAGCCATAAACCCTGGTTAAGCTAATGATAGGGAATGATGTTTTAACCATCATAACCACTGGTGGATCTACCCTTTAATACCAGTGGTCCCTAGACACTGCAAGGAAAAAAATGTGCATTTACCCAATTATTGAGTTAAAAAGTTGAAAATCTTCCCCATATAAATTTCTGCATATAACTACATCTTTAAAATATTTATGGGGACACCGGAAACAAATTTTCATGGTCTGACATTGGTCAGAACTCATAAGTGTCTACATACAACAAGCCAGGGGGAGCTACATAGAAGCAAGGGGTAGCATTCGTTACCCCAAATCCCAGAAATAATAGTTAAAATTATCGATTTCCGCTACCCGAAAATCTTTAAAAATACGGTCTTAGCAAAGATACTAATCTACATGAAGAAATTTTGCTACCCCAAAATTTCGATTCTAGCTACACCCCCACTCACTCAACAAGTAGGGTTAGACACATCTATTATACGAAACATGAACTTCGGTAAGATAGTAGGAGGTAATGCAACGAGCTCCTAGTGTTGCGAAACTGATAGGTGGTAAACACTCCCAGTTTCAGGTCATTCGCTGAATATCAAATTACATATGAATAGTAATTGCTATGAACAATGTCATTGCAGCACAAATTATCCATCCTGATCTCTTACTAAGTTACTATATCCGTATGCTTACGTAACACCCCTCATAGGTTCCTTCAACGAATTGTTCTCCCAAAGATATACTCGTATGCCTGAGACAATTAAACTACTTTATAGAACCTCCATTGAGCTTTCAGATTCATTTTTATGCTAAAAATGCAGTGAAGGCAGACTTAACAGAAACTTATGAACATCTGCTCTTTACTCTTTGATAcaccctccgtctcaatcatatTTTTAACTTGGATTAAAATAACCCTCACAATTCACAACGAATTAAAAAGGTGAACAATTGACTGGGACGGAGCGAGTACTACTCGAACTTTTCAAACAATCCAATATCAGCATTAATATTAACTTACTAAGTCTGTCACCCAAATAACTAAACTATGATGAACAATACAAATCTAAATTTCCCCCAAATGCTAATTAGAAACCCTAAACTCTGAACTAAATCAACATATCTCAATCCACAATCAACAACTCgtataattaactaaaacccacaTCATATCTACACAAATTACACAACATCTTACAATCAATTAGATAAAGAACAATTCTTGATAAAACCCAGAAAAGTAATcaacagaaacaattaaatgcaTAAAAACTATAacaatttatgaaataaattaaacaaacaaaaagaaagaaattaaTTAATAGATAATTAAGTATAAATTCATACCAACAACACTGGATCCTGCAGAACCCATGGTCATATTTTGAGAGCAAAAATCAAAGAGTTATTCCCAGTTAAAGAATAGAGATATTTTGGCCTTAACACAAAGTGAGGTTAGCAAATAGCAAGATGATAAGTTGTGTACTTTCTATACATTTTTTTGGTCCACTATATGATTTAAAAAAGGAATTATTCTTCTTGATAATTTTAGAATAATTACTTATCTTTTTAAATATTTCTTTTTTTGATATTAATAAAAACAAGTTTCActtatttttaaaatattttttagTTTAACTtatcttttaaaaaaaaatattatatagtttttgcTACAAAGTATTGCAAAAAATTTGCTAAATAATCTTCGAATTTGTGACATCTTAAGTGACATCAAATAAGAGAAATATATATTGTCTAGAAGATTGATACTTGTCATctcttaggctctgtttggtaaatggcatattggccaaatttcagcatattgaagaggtttagcatgtttgactcacgAATATGCTATTTAGAGTGTTTGGTTAATGAAATATTGAAATAGCATATTGGGGTCTAATatgctactccctccattcaattcCACTTTACAACTTTcatttatcacgtttgccaacgcagtTTTTAGACGATAAATATCGTTAGCTGCGtgtttgcaaaaattataaaagttagatatttttaatgtattcttgaagacgaatcaaataagatcccacattaatatattttcacttatgtatcgagagaaaattgaagttgaatgtccgcttgtaaATAGTGCGCAAAAGAGaaacttgtaaagtggagttgaatggagggagtattttgcAATATGCTGCTCCTACTAGCATATTAGGTTAGCGGATTAGAAAGAAAAAATAGTGTCTTATTTACCCCCTTAAAAAATACTAACCTTccttttatatatttaataaataattgaattatatccttatttgtcattttacaaagaatctaaacaatctgctaatctaaaactgtcaattaccaaacacctCTAAAACAATTCTGCTAAATAAATCTGTTAGTCAAACCCGCTAAATCATTATGCTAGTCACATCTGCTTTATAAACCTGCTTCTGCTAATATTATTCCGTTGTTTACCAAACATGGCCTTAATCTAATAAGTAATAACAAGTCTTAAAATAAGAATGATGAGAAAAATGCAAATCGTATCATAATAATACAAGTTACTCTGTGTCAAATTATAATCTATATTTGATAatcatattattttatttttccattattttttatttttttttgaaacccaACTGGGTATATATTATCATTGATTCAAAGCAAGAAAACGTTCGACAGACGCGGGTAACTTCTCGTACCAAACTATTTTACCCGTCCCAGCCGGTAGCACATGTGCCAACTCATGAGCTATTGCATTGTTAGCCCTACTTGTAAACGACCACAAAACAGAACTAAAAGAATTACAAATGTTTAAAATATCgactaaaacaaaagaaaagatgcCTCTTCCCGTCTTCTTCTTTTTAAGGGCTTCTATAACCTGCGAGCAATCACTTTCCACCACTACCGACGTGTGACGTGCTTTAGCCGCCTCTTCAAGACCGTCGAGAATCGCCACAGCTTCCGCCACATGAGGATCCCACACTTCACTCCTACTATTCGCCAAACTCCACAACACCTTTCCCGTATCATCCCTACACACCGCACCAACCCCAACCCCGACCCCTTCCTTAACTCCGGCATCGACGTTTACTTTGACCCATCCCTCTTCCGGTGCTTGCCAGTCCCTTCTCCCAGCGTCATCTCTAGCTGCTCCACTCCCCTTCGCACTCCTTCCACCGCCATCAGTATCACGCCCCACATTTACTCCTTCCACCTCCTCCATAACTCTCCAAACCCGACGCAAAATATCACCAACCTCCACCCTCTCCCGCTCAAACACCACCTTATTTCGTGCCTCCCAGATCGCCCCGCAAGCTATCATCATCAACCCATATTCCCTCTTATCCATCACTCTCCAGCAACCCTCAACCCATTCCCTAATTCCCATAATGTTGTTCAACTCCTCCTTCACTAAACTCAGCTCCTCCCACAGCCCCAAAGAAACCCAGCAATCTCGAAACAAATGGACACTTGACTCGACCTGACTCTGACACAAAGGACACAACACATCGACACTATTAATACGGTGAGATAAATTTACCTTTGTTGCGAGCGCCTCGTTGCACAGCTGCCAGAAAAACAGTTTGATTCGAGGCCACACGTCCACCTTCCACAAATTGTTCCATTGCCACTTATCCCGTTCCCAACTCGATGGCTCGGACTCAAGCTGTTCATTTCCCGTGATAAGGCGATAGGCCGATTTAACAGTGTACTCCTCATCCCTTTCCCAATTCCAATACCACGAATCCCCTCTCCTCTCCCTACTAAGCCTAATATTGCGCACTCTATCCCTCTCGAAAGGCAGCAAGTAAACGTCCAATTTCTGCTCATCCCACTCGCTTCCATCCGCTGTCATCAAGTCCGACACCTTCTCCACCGTCCCATCCCCAAAGCACGGCGATACTACCCTCTCTATATGGGTCTTAGGTATCCATGCGTCTCGCCAAATGTATGTGTCCATACCGTCACCTATGTGCCTTCTGAGCCCTTGCACTACCACCTCACGGGCTCCCACAATGCCCCGCCAAGCATAACTTGGGTTATTGCCCAACTCCGCATCAAGAAACGACATGCCATTATAGTATTTAGCTCGCATAAGTTGAGCCCAAAGACACTCCGGCATAGTAAGAAGCCGCCATGCCTGCTTCCCAAGAAGAGCTTGGTTGGAACACGTAAAATCCCGAAACCCCATCCCCCCCATACTCTTAGGCCGACAC
It includes:
- the LOC141591630 gene encoding ubiquitin-conjugating enzyme E2 variant 1D-like; its protein translation is MTMGSAGSSVVVPRNFRLLEELERGEKGIGDGSVSYGMDDSDDIYMRSWTGTIIGPHNSVHEGRIYQLKLFCDKDYPEKPPSVRFHTRVNMTCVNHETGAVEPKKFGMLANWQRDFTMEDILTHLRKEMASSHNRKLVQPPEGTYY